The DNA segment ACGCATCGTAGGTTACGTAACGCAGTGGTCATTACACCCATTCACCGTAAAACAATCGCTTGGCCTCACAAACGCCATCTTCGCTTTCGTCCACATGGACCCGAGCGGCCGACTTTCCCTATCATCCGACCAAACATCAAAAGATCGTCTCAACGACCTCTTCGTCGCCAGGAAAGCCCACTTGGATCAAGGACTCAACTTCCAGGTCTCCTTCGCCATCGGCGGAGGTGAGAACTCCCAACACTTCTCCCCGGTCTTATCCAGCGATGGAGGTCGCAACCTCCTCGTCAACGAGATCGCCCGGATCCTGACCCAACACCGATTCGACGGCGTCGACGTAGACTGGGAGTTTCCTGTCGTCGGCATCGCCTCCAAGGGCAAACCCGAAGACAGAGCTAACTACGTCACGTTCCTGCGCGATCTTCGAGCCAAGCTCGGGCCGAACCGGTTGATCTCCGTCGCTGCCGCGTCCGACCAGTACGCGGTCGCCGGGTACGACGTCCGGAACCTGTTGCGCCACGTCGATTGGATCGGCGTCATGTCTTACGACTTCTTCGGCGCCTGGAACTCCGAGCAGGGCTCCTTCGTCGGCCCGAACGCCCCGCTCAGGCACGCCGGCCCGAGCGGCTACTCCCGCAAGCAGAACGTCGACTGGGCCGTCAAGCACTACGTCTGCAGCGGGCAGGACCCTAGCAAGATCGTGATGGGTGTCCCGTTTTACGGTCATTTCTGGTACCGGACATCGCCGAGTAAAAATGCTGACTACCCTTTGTTCCGCGTAGCGGAACGACTCAACAACGGAAGCTATGGGGGCTCCGCCTCTTACCGGGAGCTGCTGACGGAATGGCACCTCCAGGAGAATCCAGCTTTCGAGAAGAGATGGGACAGCCGCTCTAGTACCCCTTGGGCCATCAACGGGAAACTTCGTCTTGAGTTACGAGGACGAACGCTCGATACGCGAGAAGATCAAATACGCGAATGAGTATAATCTAGGGGGTGTTATGATCTGGTCGGTGGACCAGGACAGCGCGGACTCATCTCTCCTGGACACCGTCTTCGAAACCGGGTGTAGCGTCGGCGCGGGCGGTGGGAGGTACAAGTGCAACCCGCTCGACGGCGAGAAGCGGTGGTGGACCTGGGACGAAGACAAGAAGAACGCGGGCATGTGCGGGAAGACGGCGCCGCTCTACAAGGGTTTCTACCCGGTCTGCGACCCGGAGGCCCCGGGGCTTTCGTGCTGCGGCCCGCACGGATACTGCGGGGGCGGCGAGGAGTTCTGCGCCTGCGAGGGCTGCGTCGACTACGCGGCGCACCCGGAGAAACTGGTCGAGGAACCGGTGAAGCCGACGGGCCCGGTGAGGTGGCACGTCGGGTACGAGATCGCGGCGGTTGATCAACCGCGGTGCGGGCCGAAAGCCCCGAAATTGCCGGACGGTACGGTGCCGATCTGTAATCCTGACAGTCGGAGCTCTTGCTGTTCCGCGGCTGGGTTTTGCGGCTCAGGGGATGCGTACTGCAGGTGCGATGGCTGTGTGAGCTACGAGAAACCGGGGGCACTTGGTGAGAAACTGTGGTACACGTGGGATGACGGAGTCCTCGCAGCTCGGTGTGGTCCTTCGGTCCCGAGGATCAACGGTCGGGTCCCGATTTGTAATCCCAATGACCCCGGTTATCATTGTTGTTCTTCGGCTGGCTACTGCGGCGCTTCGCCTGAACACTGTGCTTGTGAAGGATGCGTTGACTACACGAAAAGACGTTAAAGTAGAATGTGTGATTAATCTTTTATCTGTGATAATAATTCTTACAGTTTCATGGAGAGATGGTGATTTTGCCATCAAGttttaaattgaatcagtgagttccaAGACACACCAACTCAGTAACtcgaaattgctcaattttctcaagaggcggtcaatttttataaaattcattgaagttagcgcatctgttccaacttggacctttgatatgcccttaagtgcttgtacttcggcaccaaaaatctctttctaagactaatttcttcatttactgttcggtttcgtgtgtgtcttgattcttttcatttttccgagttggtgtgttttcgttctcactgattcaattcagtATACCATGAAAATGGAGCTGTAGGCGAGGCATGAATTCAGGCAATGAAACCTGGTGATAATCTCACTTTTTGATATCACCAAATGGGGGTCtaggtattttgatttttaaaaatgtttataatttttgtttcctgATCGAGAGGAGGGTTAAAACCACCCCAAAACGGCCCAGGCTTCGTGTTTTGTTGTTTTCTAGCCTGCGTGATCAGTCATtgtcttgtgttttttagttgaattattctggctatttttgtgtttttcagttcaaaactgagttatgtgttctctctacaaaatttcacgaggataaAATACTCACATTCGGATGCCCGGTGTGTGCATCGTTTCCGACGTGAGATTGTGTAGAAAAAacctctgatttttctttctcgcTGGTTCGGACCTAGTTGAGAGGCCCATTATAACAACATAGGAAAAGCCTCATTCGAGGACAATTTTCTCCTAGAGAAATATTGACGGGAGGAAAAAACCACGGATCTAGATTACGgtgtcaaaaacaaaaaaaataaaaaaatttaaaaaaaaaataaatttgttttttatgtcCATCCCGTCAGTGTTATTCTGTTTGTGCGTACTTTAAACTCAAGGCAGCCAAAATGATGGAAAATGGATGCGTCTtcctcattttctcattttttgatcCCCGCTGTGCAAAATATCATTTTGGAAGCACTAGCTTAATTTGAACTGGTTTAATTTATCTCAGTTTTACAGGAAATGAAGCATTTGCTTAAAGGCTGCGTATTTAAGGTGCTCGCTTGGTCAGTTTTGAATAGCTTCCAATACTTTTCCGTACTTTCTGTTGCGTTActccttttatttttacaaatcaATTTGTATATATTGAATTCAAGAGGCTAcaaaacttttctttctttttttttgaaaaaatcccaACTCCCTGACGACTTGTGGGAGGACCAAGTTTTGTGGCGGTTACGCGTTGCAGAGCGCTGGAGATTGCTACgagagcgactcttatgtatgtacaaaaaatgcaacaaaacaACATCAGTTTTTGATGCATTACAtacaatatctgaaaaattcaagttatTTCGTGCTCAAATAAGCTAAATACAGACAATTCACACGAGTATTAAGTAACACCATCCAAGCAtttcccagggccggattaagggggtggccacatggaccgcggcccatggcggcaaatctatagggggcggcaaattttgcaatttttttaaatgtaggtataaaaaaaatcgtatttagaaaaaaaaattacaaacgagagaaggcgtcattatctctcatttcctgagagtataataatttctaattttgtcgtctttcagagatacaagagacagcacctttatttattcaagttaagagagaaaccaagtagttaaaacacgcaatttggcccggacggcgcgacttagagagaaatgatgataaggacttgagatgaaccggagaagccctcggcgcggcgatcggcatgtaacacatattagcgccacAAGACTGccgatacttcacgcattgcatcaacaGAGTgcgtcattgcggtcagcgtaaacggaagcgcctacaagactgcgtgaatacttcaagcattgcgtcaatcacagtgcgttcagcagcggtcggcgtgaaactcgcagcgcctacaagactgtcggaatacttcacgcactgcgccaaacacggtgcggtcagcgcggcgcggcgcggcggcggaagttaaaatcattaaaccaaatatTGTGTTTgtactttcttaattttttagttcatttcttacaaatgaaagtccttgtccccacagagataggtttacggaactgaactttcgcgcgaagtcccgtgaacttttgctggtagtgttgtcagggttttcgcaaaaaatgtgtccaacacgagtaaacgcgtcttatgcacccctcccccgctggcacgttcatttgatggtttttattgatgtttcaaaacgaatgagaggggggggggggcggcaaaatacaggcggcccatgagctgcaagtaggtaaatccggccctggacttTCCATtcctaattggactgcattttgcaaaaaggaaccactagcattgcaatgatgctaagattgcgcaacttcatcctttgcaataaaattgcggaaattgtgaaaaactatgaaatttagatggtaatttttgtcttaaatttacattttttagcgagtaaaatagaaactattaaaggataatcgggtttttcctccaagacaaaagaagttgcacaatcttagcaacattgcaatgctagtggttcctttatgcaaaaAGCAATCCAATTGAAGCACTGGGCGCAGAAAGAACGTTTCTTAGTTGCGGTGTCCCAGAATTTACGGCATACGTTTGATCCATTGTGATCGACACAAATATCTTTATATGCAATCAGTCAAAACTTTTCTGAATATTCTTCATCACTTTGCAACGCTCTTAACTAGAATTCCAGAAGATTTACGCACTAGTTTCCTacttgaaaaacaaattagcattggagattctgaaacaccgcaactgaGAAGCGCCCTTTCACTCCCAACGTTTCAATTTAAGCTGTGAACATGCACTCTCTGGCCACCTTAACCTACGGTTCTGCATAGTAGATGCTTTAAACTTTCGAAAATTCTCAGGCCCAAGCCCACCGGACCTTTGAGCTGGCAGGTGCGCAGAAAAAAAGGTAACAAACATTGGTGAGTTAATATGAAAAGTAAAACACGAAATAACACAAGCACTTGAGTCATTTTTGTGTTTTAGTTTTCCCGTGTCGAATCAACCAAATAATTGTacaaactggattgcattttgcaaaaaggagccactagcattgcaatgatgctaagattgtgcaacttcatctattgcgataaaattgcggaaatcgtgaaaaactatgaaatttagatggtaatttttgtcttgaatttacagtttttagcgagtaaaatagaaactattaatggataatcgggtttttcctccaagacaaaagaagttgcacaatcttagcagcattgcaatgctagtggttcctttttgcaaaatgcaatccaactgattgcggtggacgcacgggtcgtaagacagtatgttggagttttctGCTAACGTGCGTTTTTCAGCATAAAACTGAACATCTCAATACAGGGGGAAAAGCCCATATGAGTACAATTTTCCCTCGAAGAGATAATTATGCTGTTTGGTGCTTCACtggttacgtccattcaggaaggcaattGCAATACAAAATTCTTATATGTATTATACTCCACACCcaccagacccccccccccccccccgtttggAGTGTCTTGATCTGTCTATGCGTTCATTTACCTATCCAATGGTTTCTCTCGTTTAAAACTCCACATTTTCAGCGTTATGGCAACCGCGCATAGTTTGACCTAGGCCTAGTGGGAGAGGGAAAGCGGCGCGGCATCGGTCGGCATCTTGGATGCACCGAGACATGCTTGAACCCGGTTTCGGTACTCGATATAGAAGTTCGAGGGgcccggggggcggggggctctTGAACGCGCAACAAGCAACAAACGCGAGCTCTCGAGTTCAGTGTAATGAAAGTTTCCGGTCGACGCTGACCGCAGGTTACTGGTCTCCCGACTCGTACGcgtgtaagtttttttttgtcccGGGCCACTTTCGTCGCGAAATTGACATCGACTTTGTGGAGCAGTGCGAGTTGTGGGCGAAAGCGTTTTCGGCGAAAGTGCGAGCTTCCGACGGTTCCCGGCTCCTCCCGCTTTTTTTCTGCTCGTGCGATTTGAGCCAGGTAAGGTGTCAACGATGGATgtatgtacactgaaaaaaagattcccaagtagcattgtcagctactttctaggtggcgctcatcaagaaaaagtctactttctagatagaacaattttcttgaaagaaaataggtataaagtaCCTAGGTCTAGAAAATAGACaccagaaaatagaaagaaaaaatatttttccttgcattttcttaaaagaaaacattaagaaattggctggaaaataattctactttcaatgagttttctatcttttttccaaatgggaagttgacagaaagtagacctatgaaatagatctattttctttggtcagacttttgactcgcaatgttttttctttctattttctggataactctcattttctttgttttttctagaaaaaattctattttgctacttgggttgGTAGAATTCACTATTCCTTCCCGCTGTATTTCACATAGCGTGAATTCAGAGAtattctgccagaaaaaaggtaaacgttactatatactggtacaggtaaccattcccctggcagaatcgactttaaattcacgctgtgtaaaatacagcgtgaaggaatggtaaattctacttatctttttttcagtgtattaaaGATTTGAAAGACAAAAAGCCTGGGTGCGGCAATTATTGAAAAGAATGTGTCATttatgatttcaattaaaatcaatCTTGAaggatattctgtgaaaaattcacaatttgaACATTCTTTCCGATATAAGGCTCCGCATcatgtgattttgaaactttaaacacgtatttcttgaaatagaacaaaactgcacttgtgcgcctcgtcctccaagccactttatttatgttgcaggctaattctcatattttttataaataccTGGTCAGATAGTCTTTTTTTAAGACCTATATGtagttttgaacattttcttaaaacgatatctgaaattttcataatttgacaggaaaaattgattcaaatgtCAATTTCTCCAAGCTCGGGCTACTTCTTGGGCTTGAAATTGTTTTACTTCTGATCTACCGCCAAACTTGTAACTTATCTGTTATTCATGAAACAtcaagaacttttttttaaaataaatgttcattcagagttaaaaatttctgaaaaacatCATGGACATTTGATAGAGGTTGTTTCACTGAAGATCTTTAACAACATATTTGGATAATTGTCTATTTCAAAATCAGAAGAAATCTTAGCTTCGCAATT comes from the Bemisia tabaci chromosome 7, PGI_BMITA_v3 genome and includes:
- the LOC109035378 gene encoding LOW QUALITY PROTEIN: chitinase-like protein 3 (The sequence of the model RefSeq protein was modified relative to this genomic sequence to represent the inferred CDS: deleted 1 base in 1 codon), whose amino-acid sequence is MQLHFLLPTVALVFLCRVSNITANVEKSESAIRPGIHQRSIRSTDTDLAQLRALKERASSGGNKCARRIVGYVTQWSLHPFTVKQSLGLTNAIFAFVHMDPSGRLSLSSDQTSKDRLNDLFVARKAHLDQGLNFQVSFAIGGGENSQHFSPVLSSDGGRNLLVNEIARILTQHRFDGVDVDWEFPVVGIASKGKPEDRANYVTFLRDLRAKLGPNRLISVAAASDQYAVAGYDVRNLLRHVDWIGVMSYDFFGAWNSEQGSFVGPNAPLRHAGPSGYSRKQNVDWAVKHYVCSGQDPSKIVMGVPFYGHFWYRTSPSKNADYPLFRVAERLNNGSYGGSASYRELLTEWHLQENPAFEKRWDSRSSTPWAINGKFVLSYEDERSIREKIKYANEYNLGGVMIWSVDQDSADSSLLDTVFETGCSVGAGGGRYKCNPLDGEKRWWTWDEDKKNAGMCGKTAPLYKGFYPVCDPEAPGLSCCGPHGYCGGGEEFCACEGCVDYAAHPEKLVEEPVKPTGPVRWHVGYEIAAVDQPRCGPKAPKLPDGTVPICNPDSRSSCCSAAGFCGSGDAYCRCDGCVSYEKPGALGEKLWYTWDDGVLAARCGPSVPRINGRVPICNPNDPGYHCCSSAGYCGASPEHCACEGCVDYTKRR